The proteins below come from a single Poecilia reticulata strain Guanapo linkage group LG5, Guppy_female_1.0+MT, whole genome shotgun sequence genomic window:
- the LOC103465430 gene encoding EF-hand and coiled-coil domain-containing protein 1 — protein MRRTALALPRVQPSPRAARKSEWLRSALDHHHCPDPAAENEIVVLATGIDQYLQEVFHHLAHPSQDDTVSGEDFAALCAVLGLPGAQRTPEAEDGSGGGGAEQQPQQQQPCEEFADVCSGLPERLSFRDFHSRLCGCFRLRSAPGVSGGRAWRLPVSEDTELVERQIRLRWPRVRRRKCVSFDLDRDQTGTRSRSVKSGAREELREQDEVGALRELVEDLRSALQGSDARCLALEVALRRERSRTPAGTCSHGATLSIPTPCGALTQRKLGQSDRPKSQPDGTRKGPMRWDIRDPLLRELKLIRSSRDGQLEEAIKFNECLEEELQWAYQEVRKLQGLESSLRRENNQIRRRAEEAREALNVGLQRVRLIQEQAQLVPQLQSKITQLETELLRYRIGCTCLSESQSSQPEDPSDAEGLQRAVEGRAASDEEEDDGSLKKTGNCCSSQEKSVVSRGPGCGEGCQNKTAGHLLSLSRLELRKRPGSAADSTDCCSRTGPKQGEKNGCGHFGKIKRPEDEAEKTRLSLLEDKLTDSLTLLLQLRNTNVSRKVLEKMVVGSLGVRSKAEAGQPQALQVTGADSLSIHLTPSDLPKGEDEGGGQNGEKHLHPPSGCQTNNMNSLLISG, from the exons ATGCGGCGCACCGCCTTGGCGCTTCCACGCGTCCAGCCCTCTCCGCGGGCGGCGCGTAAAAGCGAGTGGCTCCGCAGCGCCCTGGACCATCACCACTGCCCCGATCCGGCAGCCGAGAACGAAATCGTCGTCCTCGCCACCGGAATCGACCAGTACCTGCAGGAGGTCTTCCACCACCTGGCCCACCCCAGCCAGGACGACACAGTGTCCGGGGAGGACTTCGCCGCTCTCTGCGCCGTGCTGGGACTTCCCGGAGCTCAAAGGACGCCGGAAGCGGAGGATGGAAGCGGCGGTGGCGGAGCggagcagcagccgcagcagcagcagccgtgTGAGGAGTTCGCGGATGTTTGTTCAGGTTTACCCGAGCGGCTTTCGTTTAGAGACTTTCACTCGCGGCTCTGCGGGTGTTTCCGACTGCGCAGTGCGCCGGGAGTCAGCGGGGGTCGCGCCTGGCGTCTGCCGGTTTCCGAGGACACGGAGCTGGTGGAGAGGCAGATCCGACTCCGGTGGCCCCGGGTCCGGCGGAGGAAGTGTGTCAGTTTTGACCTGGATCGAGATCAGACCGGAACCAGGAGCAGATCCGTGAAAAGCGGAGCCCGGGAGGAACTCCGTGAGCAAG ATGAGGTCGGCGCTCTCAGGGAGCTGGTTGAGGACCTGCGCTCTGCTCTGCAGGGGAGCGACGCTCGCTGTCTGGCCCTGGAGGTGGCCCTCAGACGGGAGAGGAGCCGGACCCCTGCCGGCACTTGCAGCCACGGTGCCACCCTTTCCATTCCCACACCCTGCGGCGCGCTCACGCAGCGGAAACTGGGACAATCCGACAGACCTAAAAGCCAGCCTGACGGGACAAGGAAGGGCCCCATGAGGTGGGACATCAGAGACCCCCTGCTGAGGGAGCTGAAATTGATTCGGTCATCACGTGACGGGCAGTTAGAGGAGGCCATCAAATTCAATGAGTGTTTGGAGGAAGAGCTGCAGTGGGCGTACCAGGAAGTTCGGAAGCTGCAGGGGTTGGAGTCGTCCCTGAGGAGGGAGAACAACCAGATCAG GAGGCGGGCGGAGGAAGCCAGAGAGGCTCTCAACGTGGGGCTGCAGAGGGTCCGGCTGATCCAGGAACAGGCCCAGTTGGTGCCGCAGCTCCAGTCTAAGATCACCCAGCTGGAGACGGAGCTGCTGCGGTACAG AATCGGCTGCACCTGCCTCTCTGAGAGCCAGTCGAGTCAACCTGAGGACCCGAGTG ATGCAGAGGGTCTGCAGCGGGCGGTGGAAGGGAGAGCCGCCTCTGACGAAGAGGAAGACGACGGGAGTCTGAAGAAGACGGGAAACTGTTGCTCCTCACAGGAGAAGAGCGTCGTCTCACGCGGTCCTGGCTGCGGCGAAGG ATGTCAGAACAAAACGGCCGGTCATCTTCTCTCCCTGAGTCGCTTGGAGCTCCGAAAGCGCCCCGGCTCTGCTGCAGACAGCACAGACTGCTGCAGCAGAACGGGGCCAAAGCAAGGGGAGAAAAACGGATGTGGACACTTTGGAAAGATAAAG AGGCCTGAGGACGAGGCGGAGAAGACGCGTCTGTCtctgctggaggacaaactcACAGATTCACTCACTCTGCTGCTACAGCTGCGCAACACG AATGTGTCACGCAAAGTCCTGGAGAAAATGGTGGTGGGCAGTCTCGGTGTCCGCAGCAAAGCTGAAGCTG GTCAACCCCAGGCCCTGCAGGTCACTGGCGCTGACAGCCTCAGCATCCACTTGACCCCTAGCGACCTTCCCAAAGGGGAGGACGAGGGAGGAGGGCAGAATGGAGAAAAACATCTGCATCCACCTTCAGGATGTCAAACAAACAATATGAACTCTCTGCTCATCTCTGGTTAA